The Methyloferula stellata AR4 genome includes a window with the following:
- a CDS encoding LrgB family protein, translating into MTAAFASLGHAILTDPLFGLIGTLAAYQFGIWFQRLCGGYVLLNPLLIAVILLVTLLRVADIPYEHYMQGGRLIAFLLGPATVALALPLYDNLKSIRHAAMAIFPAVIIGSLTTCLSAMLIGHWLGASHAVVLSLGAHSATTPVAMGITEQLGGEPSLAAAFTLLTGLAGVILFAPVMSMIRVKDWRARGLGIGTAAHGLGTARMLQLNETAGAYGGIALGLGALITAVIVPLLVRYGFAS; encoded by the coding sequence ATGACGGCAGCTTTCGCCAGTCTCGGCCATGCGATTCTGACCGACCCGCTTTTCGGCCTGATCGGCACGCTGGCCGCCTATCAGTTCGGCATCTGGTTTCAGCGGCTCTGCGGCGGTTATGTGCTGCTCAATCCGCTACTCATCGCCGTGATCTTGCTGGTCACTCTGCTGCGGGTCGCGGACATCCCCTATGAACATTATATGCAAGGCGGCAGGCTGATCGCTTTTCTGCTGGGTCCGGCGACCGTCGCATTGGCCTTGCCGCTTTACGACAATCTGAAATCGATCCGGCACGCGGCAATGGCAATTTTCCCGGCCGTCATCATCGGCTCGCTCACGACATGCCTCAGCGCCATGCTGATCGGGCATTGGCTCGGCGCCTCACACGCGGTCGTCCTTTCGCTCGGCGCCCATTCTGCCACGACGCCCGTCGCCATGGGCATTACCGAACAGCTCGGCGGCGAGCCATCGCTGGCAGCGGCCTTCACGCTCCTGACTGGCCTGGCCGGCGTCATTCTCTTCGCGCCGGTCATGTCTATGATCCGCGTGAAGGATTGGCGTGCGCGGGGACTTGGGATCGGCACCGCAGCTCACGGTCTCGGCACGGCACGGATGCTTCAGCTCAATGAGACGGCTGGTGCCTATGGCGGGATCGCCCTCGGCCTCGGCGCCCTCATCACCGCCGTCATCGTCCCGCTTCTCGTGCGCTACGGATTTGCGAGTTGA
- a CDS encoding CidA/LrgA family protein: MLKAILTLFLCLAAGDLINKLTGLPLPGGVIGLVILLAILIWRRGPDPKLRETSHFLLRNMTVLFIPASVGLVTQLPALKQDALPIGIAIVVSTVLGMAVTAAIMHWLARGGHPAREPQSREAQ, encoded by the coding sequence ATGTTGAAAGCCATATTGACCCTGTTTCTCTGCCTTGCAGCAGGCGACCTGATCAACAAGCTGACAGGCCTGCCGCTGCCAGGCGGCGTCATCGGTCTTGTCATCCTGCTCGCGATCCTGATCTGGCGCCGCGGTCCCGACCCCAAGCTGAGAGAAACAAGTCATTTCCTGCTTCGCAACATGACCGTGTTGTTCATCCCGGCGAGCGTCGGCCTCGTCACCCAGCTCCCGGCACTGAAACAAGACGCATTGCCGATCGGCATTGCCATCGTCGTTTCGACCGTGCTCGGCATGGCCGTCACGGCGGCCATCATGCATTGGCTGGCGCGTGGAGGCCACCCGGCGCGCGAGCCCCAATCGCGAGAGGCGCAATGA
- a CDS encoding outer membrane protein: MFDKLLISGVALAAMAGSALAADLPSRLPPPVLPLPPAWSWTGVYVGIDGGYGGDRIRSYTSDTGTGVTAQRSSSSSGFLAGGQVGFNYQFPASNFVLGLEADAQGSWIKSEYIASVFAGGAAAGLDAGTKVDWFGTVRGRAGYAFGQAMPYITGGFAYGETNSFASGVAGFGGLGGAAGTFSRTHEPMGWTIGAGLEYALTHNVTFKTEYLYVDLGKNSVFTLPDGIGGIASLSERTTFNVVRAGLNYKFDFWSTPAPVVAKY, from the coding sequence ATGTTCGATAAACTCTTAATATCCGGCGTCGCGCTGGCTGCGATGGCCGGTTCGGCACTTGCCGCCGACCTTCCATCACGCCTGCCGCCGCCTGTTCTGCCGCTGCCGCCCGCCTGGTCTTGGACAGGGGTCTACGTTGGTATCGACGGCGGTTATGGCGGCGATCGTATCAGGTCCTATACCTCGGATACGGGCACAGGTGTCACCGCCCAGAGAAGTTCCTCCTCCAGCGGGTTTCTCGCCGGCGGCCAGGTCGGCTTCAATTACCAGTTTCCGGCGTCGAATTTCGTGCTCGGTCTCGAGGCCGACGCCCAAGGAAGCTGGATCAAGTCGGAATATATAGCTTCAGTCTTCGCCGGAGGCGCCGCCGCCGGTTTGGACGCCGGGACCAAAGTCGATTGGTTCGGTACGGTCCGCGGTCGCGCAGGCTATGCCTTCGGTCAGGCCATGCCTTATATCACCGGCGGCTTTGCCTATGGCGAGACGAACAGCTTTGCGTCTGGCGTCGCTGGTTTCGGCGGATTGGGCGGCGCGGCCGGCACTTTTTCCAGGACGCACGAGCCTATGGGTTGGACGATCGGTGCCGGTCTTGAATATGCGCTCACACATAACGTGACGTTCAAGACGGAATATCTCTATGTCGATCTCGGCAAGAACTCCGTCTTCACGCTTCCTGACGGCATCGGTGGCATCGCCTCGCTGAGTGAGCGGACAACGTTCAACGTGGTGCGCGCCGGCCTCAATTATAAGTTCGATTTCTGGTCGACGCCGGCGCCAGTCGTTGCCAAATATTGA
- a CDS encoding MFS transporter, translating to MSVTAATPAGRAGPMTSAEKMVIFASSLGTVFEWYDFYLYGSLATIIGAQFFSEFPKATADIFALLAFAAGFLVRPFGALVFGRIGDIVGRKYTFLITILIMGLSTFIVGLLPNYKTIGVIAPIVLIGLRLLQGLALGGEYGGAATYVAEHAPEGRRGFYTSWIQTTATLGLFLSLLVILFVRSFWGEGAFADWAWRIPFIFSFFLLAISLWIRLQLSESPVFLKMKEEGTTSKAPLTESFATWSNAKYVLIALFGMTMGQGVVWYTGQFYALFFLQAILKVDGYTSNLLIAWSLVLGSGFFIFFGWLSDKIGRKPIILAGCLIAAITYIPIFNAITTNANPALENALKTVQVTVIADPADCGNLFNPVGTRVFTSSCDNARALLAKSSVKYRTEAGPAGQPAVIKIGDAVVTSYDAKTAADPKAAAGDLSKATAAALEAAGYPKAKDPGIVKISEPFDIFKPQVLKIIGLLWVLVIYVTMVYGPIAAALVEFFPSRIRYTSMSLPYHIGNGWFGGLLPATAFAMVAQTGDIYFGLWYPIFFALVTFVVGLFLVPETKDRNINESYGR from the coding sequence ATGTCCGTAACAGCCGCGACACCGGCCGGCCGCGCCGGGCCGATGACCAGCGCCGAGAAGATGGTGATCTTCGCCTCTTCGCTTGGAACCGTCTTTGAATGGTATGATTTTTATCTCTACGGTTCGCTCGCAACAATCATCGGGGCGCAGTTCTTCAGCGAGTTCCCGAAAGCCACTGCCGATATTTTCGCCCTGCTCGCCTTTGCCGCGGGCTTTCTCGTGCGCCCGTTCGGGGCCCTCGTCTTCGGCCGCATCGGCGATATCGTCGGGCGCAAATATACGTTCCTGATCACGATCCTGATCATGGGCCTTTCGACCTTCATCGTCGGCCTGCTGCCCAATTACAAGACCATCGGCGTCATCGCGCCCATCGTTCTGATCGGCTTGCGTCTGTTGCAAGGCCTGGCGCTTGGCGGCGAATATGGCGGGGCCGCGACCTATGTCGCCGAACATGCGCCGGAAGGCCGCCGTGGCTTTTATACATCATGGATTCAGACCACGGCGACGCTCGGCCTGTTCCTGTCGCTTCTTGTCATTCTCTTCGTCCGCAGCTTCTGGGGCGAGGGCGCCTTCGCCGATTGGGCCTGGCGCATTCCCTTCATTTTCTCCTTCTTCCTTCTCGCCATCTCGCTTTGGATTCGTCTGCAACTCAGCGAGTCGCCCGTCTTCCTGAAGATGAAGGAGGAAGGCACGACGTCGAAAGCGCCGCTGACTGAATCCTTCGCCACCTGGTCGAATGCCAAATATGTTCTGATCGCATTGTTCGGCATGACCATGGGCCAGGGCGTCGTCTGGTACACAGGGCAGTTTTACGCCCTGTTCTTCCTGCAAGCGATCCTCAAGGTCGACGGTTATACGTCGAACCTTCTGATCGCCTGGTCGCTGGTTTTGGGCAGCGGATTCTTCATCTTCTTCGGCTGGCTCTCCGACAAGATCGGCCGCAAGCCGATCATCCTCGCAGGCTGCCTGATCGCGGCGATCACCTATATTCCGATCTTCAACGCGATCACAACCAATGCGAATCCGGCGCTCGAAAATGCGCTGAAAACCGTACAGGTCACCGTCATCGCCGATCCGGCCGATTGCGGCAATCTGTTCAATCCGGTCGGCACCCGCGTCTTCACCAGTTCTTGCGACAATGCACGTGCGCTGCTCGCCAAGAGTTCGGTCAAATATAGGACCGAGGCGGGACCGGCTGGACAGCCGGCGGTCATCAAGATCGGCGATGCGGTGGTCACATCCTACGATGCGAAAACAGCAGCCGATCCGAAAGCCGCAGCGGGAGATCTCAGCAAGGCCACAGCGGCTGCGCTGGAAGCGGCTGGCTATCCGAAAGCCAAGGATCCGGGCATCGTGAAGATCTCGGAGCCGTTCGATATTTTCAAGCCGCAAGTCCTGAAAATCATCGGACTCCTTTGGGTGCTCGTGATCTATGTGACCATGGTCTATGGGCCGATCGCGGCGGCGCTCGTCGAGTTCTTCCCCTCGCGCATCCGCTATACGTCCATGTCGCTGCCCTACCATATCGGCAATGGCTGGTTCGGCGGTCTGCTGCCAGCGACGGCCTTTGCGATGGTGGCCCAGACCGGCGATATCTACTTCGGTCTCTGGTATCCGATCTTCTTCGCACTGGTGACTTTCGTGGTCGGGCTCTTCCTGGTCCCGGAGACCAAGGACCGCAATATCAACGAGAGCTATGGCCGCTGA
- the rlmB gene encoding 23S rRNA (guanosine(2251)-2'-O)-methyltransferase RlmB: protein MDKTHRPPDRNRKTGQKAAKPSPRPASLKERHAAPGGQKQRDPHAGPLSRQPSPAPARPASSATAPQAAFRRPSAELSVLYGIHAVRAAITAKRRKILSVFATAPVAQRLAADLAEASLVPQIVGNEDLARRLGQNAVHQGIMIEARPLEPIDLSDIVPASGIVLALDQITDPHNVGAIMRTAAAFGVDAVVTTERHSPELSGVMAKAASGGLDHVPIALVGNFARALERLGDMGYLRVGLDSEAPIAFEAAPLSSPLVLVLGGEGKGLRRLSREKCDLLVRLDMPGPIKSLNVSNACAVALTLVRLKLARP, encoded by the coding sequence TTGGACAAGACCCATCGGCCGCCGGATCGCAACCGTAAAACCGGTCAAAAAGCCGCGAAGCCGTCGCCTCGGCCCGCGTCCCTAAAGGAGCGCCATGCGGCCCCGGGCGGCCAAAAGCAGCGCGATCCTCATGCGGGCCCCTTGAGCCGCCAGCCTTCCCCCGCCCCTGCCCGGCCGGCTTCAAGCGCCACGGCGCCGCAGGCAGCCTTCCGGCGGCCTTCCGCCGAACTCAGCGTCCTTTACGGCATCCATGCCGTGCGCGCGGCGATCACCGCCAAACGCCGGAAGATTTTATCCGTCTTCGCGACGGCGCCGGTGGCGCAGCGCTTGGCCGCGGATCTCGCCGAGGCCAGTCTTGTGCCGCAGATCGTCGGCAACGAGGATCTCGCCCGCCGCCTCGGTCAGAACGCCGTGCATCAAGGCATCATGATCGAAGCACGGCCGCTCGAGCCGATCGATCTTTCGGACATTGTTCCAGCCAGCGGGATTGTGCTGGCGCTCGATCAGATCACCGACCCGCATAATGTCGGCGCGATCATGCGCACAGCCGCGGCCTTCGGCGTCGATGCCGTGGTCACCACCGAGCGGCATTCGCCGGAGCTTTCGGGCGTGATGGCGAAGGCGGCCTCCGGCGGCCTGGATCATGTACCGATCGCGCTCGTCGGTAATTTTGCCCGCGCGCTCGAACGGCTCGGCGATATGGGCTATCTGCGCGTCGGACTCGACTCGGAAGCACCCATCGCCTTCGAAGCCGCGCCGCTCTCAAGTCCGCTGGTGCTGGTGCTCGGCGGCGAAGGCAAAGGGTTGCGCCGCCTCAGCCGCGAGAAATGCGATCTTCTGGTCCGGCTCGACATGCCGGGGCCGATCAAGAGCCTCAATGTCTCGAATGCCTGCGCCGTGGCTCTCACGCTCGTGCGGCTGAAATTGGCGCGGCCCTAA
- a CDS encoding alpha/beta family hydrolase, translated as MIAIDDAHSVSSLLLVPDEAAACYVIAHGAGAGMTHPFMEAVANGLFDRRIASLRYQFPYMEQGSKRPDRPALAHVTVRAAVDAARRLVPALPLFAGGKSFGGRMTSQAQAAAPLTGVRGLIFLGFPLHAAGKPSVERASHLAQIQIPMLFLQGSRDALADLSLLAPMVAGLGNAATLLSIDDADHSFHVPARSGRNDAEILAMVLDAMTDWVLEHLDKR; from the coding sequence ATGATCGCCATCGACGACGCCCACAGCGTCTCCAGCCTGTTGCTGGTCCCGGACGAGGCTGCGGCTTGTTATGTTATCGCTCACGGCGCGGGCGCCGGCATGACGCACCCATTCATGGAAGCTGTTGCAAACGGTCTCTTTGATCGGCGGATTGCCAGTCTGCGGTATCAGTTTCCCTATATGGAGCAGGGCTCGAAGCGTCCCGATCGTCCGGCACTGGCGCATGTCACGGTTCGCGCGGCGGTTGACGCGGCGCGACGCTTGGTGCCGGCGCTTCCATTATTTGCCGGCGGCAAATCGTTCGGCGGCCGAATGACATCGCAGGCGCAGGCGGCGGCTCCATTGACCGGAGTCCGCGGCCTTATCTTTCTAGGGTTCCCTCTTCATGCCGCCGGAAAGCCATCGGTCGAGCGCGCGAGCCACTTGGCGCAGATACAGATCCCGATGCTGTTTCTTCAAGGCAGCCGCGACGCATTAGCAGACCTGTCTTTGTTGGCTCCAATGGTCGCCGGGCTCGGCAACGCGGCAACGCTGCTGAGCATCGATGATGCGGATCACTCATTTCACGTGCCCGCGCGATCCGGCCGCAACGATGCAGAGATCTTGGCGATGGTTCTCGATGCGATGACCGATTGGGTCTTGGAGCATTTGGACAAGCGATAA
- a CDS encoding outer membrane protein, with protein sequence MKQILLAVVLGSLSTAALAADLPSRRAPPPVFIPPPIFTWTGAYVGGQIGYAWGTSNSYIVATPFAQSNSPEGVIGGAHIGYNYQINQFVVGLEGDVDGSSFSKSTFDTATGTTFGMKIPVEGSARGRIGYAWDRTLFYATGGAAFADIKHTYVGSFNPAAPFFSNSATRVGWTVGGGLEYAVTNNWSVRGEYRYTDFGRGTDAIGSGLVSHHDVEHAVRVGFSYKFDMYAPPPPVLAKY encoded by the coding sequence ATGAAACAGATTTTGCTCGCCGTCGTGCTCGGCAGTCTGTCGACAGCGGCTCTTGCCGCCGACTTGCCCTCGCGCCGGGCTCCGCCGCCCGTCTTTATCCCGCCGCCGATCTTCACATGGACCGGCGCCTATGTCGGCGGCCAGATCGGCTATGCCTGGGGCACCAGCAACAGTTACATCGTCGCCACGCCCTTTGCCCAAAGCAATAGTCCGGAAGGCGTGATCGGCGGCGCCCATATTGGCTACAATTATCAGATCAACCAATTTGTCGTCGGCCTTGAAGGTGATGTCGATGGATCGAGCTTTTCGAAATCGACCTTCGATACCGCGACCGGGACAACTTTCGGTATGAAAATACCCGTCGAAGGATCGGCGCGCGGCCGCATTGGTTACGCCTGGGACCGGACGCTGTTTTACGCCACGGGCGGCGCCGCCTTCGCCGATATCAAGCACACTTATGTGGGATCGTTCAATCCGGCGGCTCCCTTCTTCAGCAACTCCGCGACACGCGTCGGCTGGACGGTCGGCGGCGGCCTCGAATATGCGGTGACCAATAATTGGTCGGTGCGCGGTGAATATCGTTATACGGATTTCGGCCGCGGGACGGATGCAATCGGGTCCGGACTGGTCTCGCATCACGATGTCGAACATGCCGTGCGGGTCGGCTTCAGCTATAAATTCGATATGTATGCGCCGCCGCCACCGGTCCTCGCCAAATATTGA
- a CDS encoding outer membrane protein gives MAADLPSRAPPPVYAPPPLFTWTGVYLGGQIGYEWGREPMTFVSSQPSGVVGGAHIGYNYQVQQFVIGLEGDVNGTSYSGNAFNILGPISASTKISVDASIRGRVGYAWDRTLIYATGGVAFADIKDSFVTPGAFASFDRTRVGWTVGGGIEYAVTNNWSVRAEYRYTDYGRFSDAVFAFPLNHHSTDNRVQAGFSYKFDTYAPPAPVVAKY, from the coding sequence ATGGCGGCTGATTTGCCTTCGCGCGCTCCGCCGCCGGTTTATGCTCCGCCGCCGCTCTTCACCTGGACCGGCGTCTATCTCGGCGGTCAGATCGGCTACGAATGGGGGCGTGAGCCGATGACCTTCGTGTCTTCGCAGCCGTCGGGTGTCGTCGGTGGCGCGCACATCGGTTATAACTACCAGGTCCAGCAGTTCGTCATTGGTCTCGAAGGCGACGTGAACGGCACGAGCTATTCCGGCAACGCATTCAACATCCTCGGCCCGATCTCCGCCTCCACGAAGATTTCGGTCGACGCTTCGATCCGCGGCCGCGTCGGTTATGCCTGGGATCGCACCTTGATCTACGCAACGGGCGGTGTCGCCTTCGCCGATATCAAGGACAGCTTCGTCACTCCCGGCGCCTTCGCTTCGTTCGATCGCACCCGGGTCGGCTGGACCGTCGGCGGCGGTATCGAATATGCCGTCACCAACAATTGGTCGGTTCGTGCGGAATACCGCTACACCGATTACGGCCGCTTCAGCGATGCTGTCTTCGCTTTCCCGTTGAACCATCACTCGACGGATAATCGCGTGCAGGCGGGCTTCAGCTATAAGTTCGATACTTATGCTCCGCCGGCCCCGGTCGTCGCCAAATATTGA
- a CDS encoding efflux RND transporter permease subunit encodes MRLSHFFIDRPIFATVLSLFITIVGAVAYFALPIAQYPEIAPPTIQISASYPGASAEVISETVATPLEEQINGVENMLYLSSQSTGDGNLVITVTFKLGTNLDTAQVLTQNRVAIATPRLPPATQQLGITVKKSSPDLLMVIHLLSPDGSRDQLYMSNYATLHLRDTLLRLNGVGDVQVFGNHDYAMRIWLDPDKVAGRNLTAGEVVAALQAQNVQVSAGVLNQPPVPSPGAFQLNVKTLGRLTDPAQFADIIIKSDGAGHVTRVHDVGFVELGSQNYGANGYLDVYNAVPMLVYQQPGSNALATAERIRAAMESMSHQFPDGLKYDIVYDTTIFIAQSIHEVVTTILEAIALVVFVVILFLQTWRASIIPIVAIPISLIGTFTVLAGLGFSLNNLSLFGLVLAVGIVVDDAIVVVENVERNLRLGMTPREAAHRTMDEVGGALIAIALTLCAVFIPSAFISGISGQFFRQFAVTIAASTIISCTVSLTLSPALCALLFKPHVAADHAKRQPLIARPVIAFFNGFNFVFEWLSERFGRMTARLIRLSAGVLVVYAGLIGLTAYQFNRAPTGFVPDQDLGYLITIVALPPGASLQRTDDVVRRTVKGLLDTPGVKHAVAFAGFDAATFTNASNAGAIFTPLEPAEERAKKGQSVAYVLGEIQKRTAAIEDAFIITIMPPPVSGIGNAGGFKMMLEDQKNLGPHALEAAAQDLVGAARQTPGMAQMFTPFSTGTPSVYADIDREKAEKLGISPDKVFETMQVYLGSAYINDFNYLGRTYQVTAQADGRFRNTKEDIAHLKTRNAAGAMVPIGSVARLQDSTDPYRVPRYNLFPAAEVQGATAPGTPSSYGLAVMQKLAAERLPEGINYEWTDLAYQQTTAGNTTLLIFAASIFFVFLVLAAQYESWTLPLSVVLIVPMCLLAAVTGILYRGMNVDILAQIGFVVLVGLAAKNAILIVEFAKQAQEEGAAVPDAAVQAARTRLRPILMTSFAFILGVIPLMTASGAGSEMRQSLGTTVFSGMLGVTLFGLVFTPVFFVVIRSLFKGKRKLHMAHGLEAPAE; translated from the coding sequence ATGCGCCTTTCGCATTTCTTCATCGACAGGCCCATCTTCGCGACGGTGCTGAGCCTGTTCATCACGATCGTCGGGGCTGTCGCCTATTTCGCGCTGCCGATCGCGCAATATCCTGAGATCGCGCCGCCGACCATCCAGATCAGCGCGAGCTATCCCGGCGCTTCGGCCGAGGTCATCAGCGAGACGGTTGCGACGCCGCTCGAAGAGCAGATCAACGGCGTCGAGAATATGCTCTATCTATCGAGCCAGTCGACGGGCGACGGCAATCTCGTCATCACCGTCACTTTCAAGCTCGGCACTAATCTCGACACCGCGCAGGTGCTCACGCAAAACCGCGTCGCCATTGCGACTCCGCGCCTGCCCCCGGCGACCCAGCAGCTCGGCATCACGGTCAAGAAAAGCTCGCCGGATCTGTTGATGGTCATCCATCTTCTGTCGCCGGACGGATCACGCGATCAGCTTTATATGTCGAATTACGCGACGCTGCATCTGCGCGACACGCTGCTGCGGCTGAATGGCGTCGGCGACGTCCAGGTGTTCGGCAACCATGATTACGCGATGCGCATATGGCTCGATCCGGACAAGGTCGCGGGGCGCAATCTGACCGCCGGTGAAGTCGTTGCGGCTCTTCAGGCGCAAAACGTCCAGGTTTCGGCCGGCGTGCTCAACCAGCCGCCGGTGCCCTCCCCCGGCGCCTTCCAGCTCAATGTGAAGACGCTTGGCCGGCTGACCGACCCGGCGCAATTCGCCGACATCATCATCAAATCGGATGGCGCCGGCCACGTCACGCGCGTCCACGATGTCGGCTTCGTCGAGCTCGGCAGCCAGAACTATGGCGCCAACGGCTATCTCGACGTCTATAACGCCGTGCCTATGCTCGTTTATCAGCAGCCGGGCTCCAACGCGCTTGCCACCGCCGAGCGCATTCGCGCCGCCATGGAGAGCATGTCACATCAATTTCCGGATGGGCTGAAATATGACATCGTCTACGATACGACGATCTTCATCGCGCAATCCATCCATGAGGTCGTAACGACCATCCTCGAGGCCATCGCGCTCGTCGTCTTCGTCGTCATCCTGTTCCTGCAAACCTGGCGCGCCTCCATCATTCCGATCGTCGCGATCCCGATCTCGCTCATCGGAACCTTCACGGTCTTGGCGGGACTCGGTTTCTCGCTCAACAATCTGTCGCTCTTCGGTCTCGTGCTCGCCGTCGGCATCGTCGTCGACGACGCGATCGTCGTCGTCGAAAACGTCGAACGCAATCTGCGCCTCGGCATGACGCCGCGCGAAGCCGCGCATCGCACCATGGATGAGGTCGGCGGCGCATTGATCGCCATCGCGCTCACCCTTTGCGCCGTGTTCATTCCATCGGCCTTCATCTCCGGCATCTCGGGCCAGTTCTTCCGTCAGTTCGCCGTGACGATCGCGGCGTCCACCATCATTTCCTGCACCGTGTCGCTGACCTTGAGCCCGGCGCTCTGCGCGCTTTTGTTCAAACCGCATGTCGCAGCCGACCATGCGAAACGGCAACCGCTGATCGCGCGGCCGGTGATCGCCTTTTTCAACGGTTTCAATTTCGTCTTCGAGTGGCTGTCCGAACGCTTCGGCCGCATGACGGCGCGACTCATCCGCTTGAGCGCGGGCGTGCTGGTGGTCTATGCCGGCCTCATCGGTCTCACGGCCTACCAGTTCAACCGCGCGCCCACCGGCTTCGTCCCGGATCAGGATCTCGGCTATCTCATCACGATCGTCGCACTGCCGCCGGGCGCCTCCTTGCAGAGGACGGATGACGTCGTCCGCCGGACCGTGAAGGGACTTCTCGATACGCCCGGCGTCAAGCACGCGGTCGCCTTCGCCGGCTTCGACGCCGCGACCTTTACCAATGCCTCGAACGCGGGTGCGATCTTCACGCCGCTCGAACCGGCGGAGGAGCGCGCCAAGAAAGGCCAGAGCGTCGCCTATGTTCTTGGCGAGATCCAAAAGCGGACGGCCGCCATAGAGGACGCCTTCATCATCACCATCATGCCGCCGCCGGTCAGCGGTATCGGCAACGCCGGCGGCTTCAAGATGATGCTGGAGGACCAGAAAAATCTCGGGCCGCATGCACTTGAGGCCGCGGCGCAGGATCTCGTCGGCGCGGCCCGTCAGACGCCGGGGATGGCTCAGATGTTTACGCCCTTCTCGACCGGCACGCCGAGCGTCTATGCCGACATAGATCGCGAGAAGGCGGAGAAGCTCGGCATTTCTCCGGACAAGGTCTTCGAAACGATGCAGGTCTATCTCGGTTCGGCCTATATCAACGATTTCAACTACCTTGGCCGCACCTATCAGGTGACCGCCCAAGCCGACGGCCGGTTCAGGAACACGAAAGAGGACATAGCCCATCTCAAGACCCGCAATGCGGCGGGCGCCATGGTGCCGATCGGCTCGGTCGCGCGGCTTCAGGATTCGACCGACCCCTATCGCGTGCCGCGCTACAATCTGTTTCCGGCGGCCGAAGTCCAGGGCGCGACGGCGCCCGGCACGCCGTCGAGCTATGGTCTCGCGGTCATGCAAAAGCTCGCAGCCGAGCGTCTGCCGGAGGGGATAAACTATGAGTGGACGGACCTTGCCTATCAGCAGACGACGGCAGGCAATACGACGCTCCTCATCTTCGCGGCTTCGATCTTCTTCGTCTTCCTCGTGCTTGCCGCGCAATATGAAAGCTGGACCCTGCCTCTGTCGGTCGTGCTGATCGTCCCGATGTGTCTGCTCGCGGCGGTGACCGGTATTCTCTATCGCGGGATGAATGTCGACATTTTGGCGCAGATCGGCTTCGTCGTTCTCGTCGGACTTGCGGCCAAGAACGCCATTCTGATCGTCGAATTCGCGAAGCAGGCGCAAGAAGAAGGCGCGGCGGTTCCGGACGCCGCCGTTCAGGCGGCGAGGACGCGCCTGCGTCCGATCCTGATGACGTCCTTCGCCTTCATCCTCGGCGTCATTCCGCTGATGACGGCGTCGGGCGCCGGCTCCGAAATGCGCCAGTCGCTTGGGACGACGGTGTTCTCGGGCATGCTCGGCGTGACCCTCTTCGGCCTCGTCTTCACGCCGGTCTTTTTCGTGGTCATCCGGAGCCTGTTCAAGGGCAAGCGCAAGCTGCATATGGCGCATGGGCTCGAAGCCCCGGCCGAGTGA